The genomic DNA GTCTTTTCCCAGAGGTATTCCGTGCTCAGGGTAAAATTATAATTGGGACTGAATTCCATTTTCGCCGTAGCAGGCATGTAATATCCAATATTGGCCACCTGCGCCTCGGCACTTAACTGCCATTGACCCTGCCAGTTGACTTTGGTGCTGAAATGCCCGCCATAGGTCTTTTTTTCCTGAACATTTCCATAGACATAATCCGCCTGTCCCTGTTGGTCATCGTTAGGAATCACCATCAATTCTATACCGTTCTTCAGGTGATTATAGTAGGAATTCATTTCAAGTCGAAATTGTAAATCACCAGCGATGACTTGCTTCGAAAGGCCTGCGGAAACATTGAAGCCTTCTTCTGCCAACAAATTTTCATTGCCATAAATCTGATGATTGCTATCTACAAAGGTCATATAGAGCTCTTTTAGAGAAGGCGATCTGAAGGCGGTGGCCATCGAAAGCCGACCACTCCAGTGTTGAGCGCCCTGCCATCTGTAATGAAGGTTATAAATCACGGGGGCATCAAATTTTGAATTATGCATATATCGCAAACCTGGCTGAAGCGTATGCTGATCGGTCAGCTTTATTTCTGCGGAAGAGAAGAGCGCCACTTCAGTAAGGCCGTCATTTTCTGGCACTTTATCCCCTGAGCCTTCATCCTGTTTGTATTCGCCACCAATTTGTAGCTGAATCCTATCCCAGTTTTGTACAAAAATCCAACGACTCAACAAAGTATTAAAATGGTCAGAAGTTTCACCCGTAACGACCTCATCATTATTGATCAGGTCCTTGGTGAGGTGTTGTGTATTTCGGTCAAAAATCTGATAAGAGGTCAGTCCAGTAAGGGAGGCCTTTTCACCGATGTTCAGCTTCAGTTTCTGATATAAATTATACCTTTTTGTCAGAAACTGAATATCGTAAACGGTACTTCCAAATGCTGGGAAATCACCCAAAGCAGAAATGGTTTCATCAAAATTTCTTAGCCCAATTTTAAAATCTATTTTATGATTTTTAAATTGATAATAGGGGGAATACTGAAACTGTGTCTTTGGCCGCCAGTCATGGCTCCGGCGCTGACCTTCAGAAGTCGAATTGTAACCATTGAAATAATTGTAGCTCGTCGCGATGCCCATCAGGTGATTCCCCGATTTATAATTCAGGTCAAGGGAATTCTGAAATTGTCCGACAGATTCCGCATAAGACCGGACCCCAATGTCAAGCTTGTTCCGTTCATGTTTTTTACTGATAATATTGATCGTGCCCGCCAGAGCATTGGAACCATATATCACCGACATCGGCCCCTCGATAATCTCAATTTGTTCAATTTCTGATAGATTGATTTGCGATAAATCGATGTTCCCATCCTGTCGGCCAATCAGCGGTATGCCGTCAATCATTACATTGACGTGCTCTCCACCAAGCCCCTGCATCATGATTTTGGTGCCCAGCATGGGGTCCTCAGAAAGATTAATGCCGGACTGAAAGTGAAGAAGATCGGGCAGTTGTGCAGCACCCATTTTTGTAATTTCAGGAGAAGCAATAAGCTTGACTTTGTAAACCGATTGATCCACAGGTTTGGGGGTGCCTTGTGCGGTAACCACCACCTGCTGCAACGACCTGACATCAGGAGCAAGCTGACAGCGGAGGTTGGCCTTTTTTAGCTTCACCTGCTGATCAATATAGCAAAGATGGTGAACCGTGGCCGTCAGCCCTTCCTGATAATTAAACCTTGCTTCGCCATTTCTATTGGTGGTCAGGAGTTGTTGCTGTCCGCTTTCCGTATTTTTTATCAGAATGCTTGCACCAGCAATAGGGGTGGCGTTTTCGTTGTCGGCGACCGATATTTTAAAAACTTGGGCATCAACCGCCAAATGACTGAAAAGCAAAACGCCGATGGCCATGGCTTTTTTGAATGCCGGCTGTTGTACAAGTGTCCTTTTGGGTAGTTTTCCGCGGCTACTTTTCTTCGCCCATTTGCGCTCCGATAAGTCACTGACGGTATCAAGAATACAGCCCGTAGGGCAGGTCATTCTACACCAGATCATGGGGTAACGCATGGAAATTGCAATCACCAGGGCTGCAACAAAAAACCAGTAATTTTGCAGCTGATATCCGAACAGATCTGGGAAAAGTTCAAAATTGGACCAACCACGGAAACCGTAAATTATTCCCGTTAAAATGGCGAGTGTCAGTGCGTAACGAATGGCTGCGAGCTGTCGGTTGCTGATCATGATTTTCTTGGATTTAAAAGGGGAAAACCGCAAGGCAATCATTTGTGCGGCACCAAAAGGGCAAACATATTTACAATAGGTATTCTTTCCCCAAATGGCACTCAGCACCACCATAGAGGTATAAATGACCATAAACATGGACAGCTTCGTTCCGATAAAGGGCTGTAATATACTGATATAGGTAAACGACTGGTTATTGATAAAACCAAGAAAGAGCAGTGTGATACAGCCATATATCAAACGGCCTTTTTTTGTGAATTTGTACCACTTTTGAAAATGGATCATGAACAGCAGGCCAATCAATACGGCCTGGAAAATCCACCGATAACCCAATAGGGCTTTAATATTAAAATCACTCGTCGATTCACTTAAATACGCACGCCACATAGGCGCCGCCTGATGCAGCAAAGCGGTGGTCGCATCGGCCATGGCCTTGGTGGTAATAGTTGCCCCGGATACGGCATCAATTTCATGCGCATCGCCATAGGATAAATCCTGATATTGCTCGAGATATGAGGTCTGGAAAATTTTCCGCAAATAACTTTCCGTTTCAATGGATTCAATATAGTCTATGCCCTGAATTTCGCCTCCTGGCGCAATATACATGCCCAGAAAGATTGGCCCCGCATAGCCTTGCACATTATTATGCAGCATATTTTCTGTATAGAGTGCTTCGAGGTGTTGCCCTTTATAAAGTTCAGCATAGCAGAAATCTTCATGCAGCTTGATGGTCACCTGACGATCCTGCCCCCATTTTTTTTCCAGCCGCTCCCGCATTTGTGCGGCCCATTCATGGTTATTCAATAAGTTGGTATCTGCCTCTTTTTGAGCGATCAACCCATGAGAGGAAGCTTCTTTTTGCCTGCTGCTGACTATTCCGTAAGCAAAACGGACTTTGCTTTCCTGCTGAGAAATCAACCCGAATTTTGCAGCCTCCCGTTGTTGGCCCACAAATTTAGGGTTGAAAAATGTTGTCGTCGCAGCGGTATTGTTCAATACGACCGGGGTAGGGTTGAGCGGTGCATTCAGGCTGAAATAGATTCCCCAGGTCAGCACAACGAAGGTTAATGCTGCCTTGAGGTAATCAATTTTCAAGCCTTTTTTAAGCGGAAATAGTCTTAACCAAGCCGACATTCTAAAAAGCGTTAAATGAGATAAATTAAATTGCTGGACTGATTTTATCGACCATCTCTTTGGTAATGTTCACTACCCATTTGTTGATGTTGGCATCAGGAAGAATAGCATCCTGCTTATAGGCTACCCGGTCTTCGTGCTGTTCGATGGCATTGACGCCATTTTGGATAATTTCTCCCTGAAAATATTCATCATTTGCCACCAACACGGGAATGACAATCGCCTTTTCTTCCAGTTCAAGCACTTTCTCAATCGCCTTTTTTGTTGGTTCAGAGGAGTAACGTACCAAATGCCCACACCAACCGTAACTGATAGAACCGATGCCGGTTTGAACTTTCAAATATTTCCCAATATCCTCTACAAGTTCCTCCCACTGTTGATTAAAACTGGCATCACCATAGGCAATCAATGCAACACCTTCATCGCCTGACTGATCCGAAAGGGCAGCCACCCGGCGAGCAATATTTTTCTTTAATACAGAAGGGTAATCAAGCAAAGGCGCCACCGTAACTTTGGCCTTGGCACGGTAAACCTCAATTTTTTCCGCCGCCAATTCCTTCTGAACATCCGGATTGTTGGCCAGGCCACAAATATTCGGGATATCGGAATTGGTATGTGAGCTGATGGTCAGGAAGATAGGGACGATCACGACTTCATCGTATCCCTCTGCATCAAACGCTTTCAGCTGCGTAGCGATCGAAGGTTCGGTATATTCCATAAATGCCGTCCGGACATCGGAAACTCTGCCATCAGTTTTAATATCAGCAGTAACACTTTTTTCCACATCAAGCAGCATTGAGCGCCAATTTTTGGATACGGAACCATGATTAACCAGCAGTACACCGATTTTTGAGGAGGATACCGATGCTTCAACAGTAGATTTCTTGGGGTTCGTCTGGCAAGACCATAGCATGAGCATGGTCAGTGCGAAATAGATTGATTTCATTGTTATTTTTAATTAGACTTATTATAAATAGTAATACAAAAAAGGTTAAGCAGAAGCGATAAGAGTCTGTGCCTCCACTAACAGTTTGGCTTGCTGACAAGCCTGCTGAAGATCGTGAAGCTCCGTTTCAGTCAAATGATAGGAGAAATTTTGATCCGCAGTTCGCAACACAATGCGCGCTTGCTGATCCTGCAACCGGTAGGCATGATCCTTAAAATTCAGGGCAGATAATTCCTCCGTAAATTGGAAATAAGCCGATTTGCTGAAGTTAAACATCAGATTGAGATATTGAATGCTGATCTTATTGCACTGGCGACACTGACCAATGTGTAGACCGTCGCTTTTATAGAGGGATCGATGTTGGCACATGAATCTTTTCGTTTTTGTTTGGATTGTAAGCCTTTAGCGGCTTTGTTATCACAAACATAATCACTATTCTTATTTAGATCAATTAAAAATAAAGAAACTTCTATAATTTTTATTAGACACCCTTGTATTACATGACCATCAAAGACCCGTTAAGCGCCTTTCAAATCCCATATCAGCTAAAAAAAGGGTGCTGATCGTCTTCAGCACCCTTTATAAAAAAGTTTGGCTTTACATCGATTTCACCGCATTATTGAACTCGACAATCATATAAACGGGAAAATGATCAGAGTATCCTCCTTGGTAGGTGTCGCCAAAGCTGAAATCTATAAAGATAGTTTTTGGCCACCAATCGCCTGATTTTTACCGTTATTTGCATTCATCTCATCGCAGAACATTCTGGTTTTTGGCGACAAGTGCTAATTGTATTTTTTTTGTTGTTGGTAAAGTCCCTGTGGCTAAGGCCGACTTGCATGGTAATTGATTTATGAGGAACTTTCGTTTTGTTGTTTTCATAATTAACTAAAATTTAACAAGTTATACAACTGTGTAGACATATTTTAGCTCATTTCAAAAAGTTCATAATTAAGCTTATGTTAAATAGGCCCAAGGATATAATTTCATTGCTTTCCGTCATCACACTGACACTTCGGTAATTAAGGGTGACGGTATTTGGCTGTTCCCTCTTGAGTTGATAAATTGAATCTTCATCAACCTTACCTGAAGGGATTTCAGTTTGAGAAATTCCTTCCTTCGACTATTTATGCAAAAATATTATAAACTAAGCCTAAGTATTCTCCTCACTACAGTCATTCTGCTGATCAAGCCCCTTGCATCCTTGGTGTTCTCTGAGGAGGTGATCAGTCAGTCGATCATTATCGCACAGCGCAATAATCTTTTCATCGCAAGCTTTGCCTGGCTGTTAATAGAGTTCATCAATGTATTGAAGAAATTTCTCCTCAAGCAATACGACCTTTCTGATGAAGACAACCTCCGCTCACGGAAGCTGCACACGCAGATCAATATCCTTGAGAAAGTGATGGTCTTTATCATCATCCTGTTGGGTATCGGACTGATTTTACTGTCGTTTGAAAGCATCAGAAAAGTTGGTGTGGGCATCTTCGCCTCCGCAGGGATTGCAGGAATTATTGTCGGTTTATCGGCGCAAAAAGTCGTTGGTGCACTCATTGCGGGTATACAGATCGCCATCACGCAGCCCTTCCGAATTGATGATGCCGTGGTGGTGGAAAATGAATGGGGATGGATTGAAGAAATTAACCTTACCTACGTGGTGGTTCGTATCTGGGATAAACGCCGCCTCGTTCTGCCCTCTACCTATTTCCTTGAAAAACCTTTTCAAAACTGGACGCGCTCTTCGGCGGATATTCTGGGGACGGTCTTTTTATATACCGACTATACCATCCCGATTGATGCGCTCCGTTCAGCCCTTGACCAAATATTGGAAGGCAATGAACTGTGGGACGGTGAAGTGAAGGTTATTCAGGTGACGGATACCAAAGCGACACATATCGAGGTGCGCATTTTGGTCAGTGCCAAAAACTCCCCTACCGCCTGGGACCTACGGGTAATGGTTCGGGAACAGATGATTACTTTTATTCAGGAAAATTACCCCGAGAGTCTGCCAAAAACACGCATAGCAATGGAAGCCGAGAGGCCCGTCATGCAATAGTTTCGCCAGATTCCGCCATAGGGCTATACTCCCTCGTGCTCAGAAGATTTTTTTTGACAAGCCAATGGGCGTACGATCTGTACGCCCATCGCCTGTCGAATAGTTTAAAAATCAAGGTTCGAAATTCACCCATTTTTCGGCATATAAGTCTGGGCGGGGCACAAACTCAAAGCGGTCAGGCTGTTCTTCAAACTGCTGATAAATGGATTTTGAAGGATCGATTCCAAATTCCGTATAATTTCTCGGCGATTTTTTGATGATCAGATTACTCGGTTCATAATGAGGGTTCGCCACCCATTTCAGTCCCTTGTTTTCCGCATCGACCAAAGGGAAATAGCTCAAGCCGTGATGCGCCCTGACGTCCTCATAATCAAAACCATAATCGCGGTCGCACCAGGCACCGAATGTCAAAGGCGTACTGGGGTCTGCGGAAATGGTCGCATGTGCCCATGATGGAGGCACGATCACCACTTCTCCAGCTTTGGCATGTACAGCAAAGCAACGACCAGGTTGATCTTTGGCCGTTTCCTGCATATAAATGACGGCTTCTCCCTGCCAGATTTCATAAACCTCAGGCGTAGACCAGCCATTGGCATAGGCCGACTTTTTATGGATATGCCCCTGACTTCGGATCGGCTCCTCCCCTAACTGACCAGCCGCATAAGTCACCGCACCATAGAGCAGGTGCATCTCTTTGAGCAATGGCAAATGGTGGTTTTTACCCACATCCATTGCAATAGAATAGACAATTTCTGGGCCCTCACAGTCTGGCTGACGTAAACTTGGGCGTATCGCATCAAGCTTTCGGTGTTCAACAGTTGGTCCGAAATAACCATCTCCATAGGTGAAGCCTGTCACCATATCTGCCGGCTGAATATCCAGCCCGTTATCAAAAGTGCTTACTGCTGTTTTCATGGTTGTGTTCTTACAAATGCTTTCATGGTTCCACAGGTTTTCCCCTGACTTTTTTCTGTTGGGCGAACGGTATATTGTCCGAGTGCCGCAGGTAATATCACCACTTCAGCAAAATTCAGCAGAAATGGTTCAAAGGCGTTGGTAGGTGATTCAATGACCACCTGAGCCCCTTCCACCAAAGAAATCACGTTCACGGAATTTTGGGTATCATGCGTGGTGGTTTTTGTGAACCAGTGGCGACGGGTTTCAATAAACTCGGCCTCATGCAAACCAGTGCGCTCTTCTACCCAGCCGTCGCCTTCACCCACAACGGTTACCTGATTAACGAGATTATTTTTGGTCCATTCTGTCGTTCTATTCCACTGAATAACCTGCTTTCCATGCTCTATATTGATTGGGCGCGGTCTTCCGTCCATTCCAACACGACCCCAGTCATAGAGTTTAAAAGTGAAAATATAAGGCGTCGCACTGATTTCCAAAACCATAGAATCTGCCCCCTGACAATGCACCGTACCTGCAGGAATCAGGAAATGATCATGTTTGTTGGCGGGGAATCGTTGAACATGCTTGGTGTCATCGAAAGCCTCCCCGGTCGCTTGCGCGTGGTTAAGATCTCCCAAAAATTCTTCAGGGTCCACGCCTTCTTTCAGGCCAAGGTAAACCTCGGCATCAGGCTTGGCATCCATAATATAATAGCTTTCGTCCTGCGTATAATGCATGCCAAACTCTTGCTGAATGTACTGCGTAAGTGGGTGTACCTGCAAACTGAGATTTCCCCCGCCCATGGTGTCAAGGAAATCAAAACGGATAGGGAATTCGTCACCAAATCGACCATAAACAGGCAATCCCAAAAGGGCTTCAGGGTGTCTGAAAACCACATTGATAGACGGCACCTCAATCAGTTCCTCACCTGCCTGCACAAGCAAGCTGTTTTCTTCGGGAACCCCATTGAAACACCAGGCGTAATTTTTCTGTGCTGGATCAAGTCCGCAGACCTCTTTCATCCATTGTCCACCCCATGGCCCTGGATCGAAAAATGGCACCACGCTGAACGGCTGTTTTACCGACTGATCATAAGCCTCCAAAATCGCCTGATGTGCGATCAGTTTCGGCTGATCCTCCTTATTGGTATCCAGCAGAAAATCAATTTTATCGAAGAGCGTTTTTTTCAGTCGATCCAACACACGCCAGTCTACAAAAAATCCCTGCTTGTAAAGCAACATCCAATCGGGCGTATTGCGGTTACTCAGTCCCAGGCTATCCACCTCATTTCTGCGCATTCTTTGCTGAATTTCCCAGCGGGCCATATCCGCATAAACCAGCAAAGCAGGCGATTCACAAATGACGCTCGCCCCACTACCATATACCACAACCAAACCTTCGGCAGCTTCAATTTTTTGCTGTAAGGCTTCTACCTTTTCACCATCAAAATAGGCATCAATCTTCAATCGGCTCAGGTACCCGAAAATCCTGTCGTCAGTTACATCAGGCTGAACCATCGCTTTAATGTCTTCCTCGGATTTCATCCCACTTTTGGCATCAATCAGCAATGCAGGCTGAAGGTGCTCGGTGATGGCCGATTTCAGGCTGTCCATCGACACCCCATTGTAGCATTCGATGACTACCGTTTTGGCATTGGCAGCTTTGAGCTGTTCAAAAATCGCCGTCCATCCTATCGCCACATCATATGGATTTTTCAGCTTGATGGCAGGTTGAAGGTTAAACTGTTGGCTCGACATTTTTTATCTTTTCTTTTAGTAAATAATTGATTCCAAGGCAGCCGGCAAGATTTTCAAGGGCGGCTGCACGTACTGATACTTTTGCACAGGGCGTCCAGGCTCTCTGGTCCACCTGTTTTTGAATATAGGGCAGGATGATGTCCTGACTTTTCATCACTCCTCCGCCAATCACCACCACTTCAGGGTCGTAAGCATGGATCATCGTGATTACCCCAGCACTCCATGCCGAAAGGCATTGTTCTACCAAATCAATGGCGACCACTTCTTTTGTGCGGTAGGCCTCAAAGAGGTGGTAGAAATCCAGTTGCTCGGCCTGCTGAAGGGTCGATTGTTCAAATAATCGGTGACCCTTAATAATGTCTGGCAACTTCCAGCTCGAAGCAACAGCCTCAACACATCCCACATTCCCACAGGAACAACGGTCCCCCTGATGGTCCACGACGAAATGCCCACCGAGGCAACCTGCCTGATAGTGCTTTCCGTAGAGTAGTTGATTGTTGATCATCGCTGCCCCGCCGATCCCCGTGCCGAGGGTTATCATATTGACTTCTGAAAAGCCTTTTGCAGCACCAAATTGCCACTCACCAATAAGCGCTGCCCGGGCGTCATTTTCCATCACAATATGGTTCACCCCCAATGCCACTGCCCAGCTTCGGAAATCAAAATCCACCGCCCCGGCATGTTTTTCATTGATTGACAAGACCCGCTCCTGCACCACATCCACAATGCCAGGAATGGAAAAACCTATTCCCAAAATATCGGAAAAGGTCAATTGGTTAGCTGATAATAGCTGCTGGCACGCCGTGGCTACAGCCGACATCAACTCGGTAAAGTCCCCTTTTGAATTGGAAGGGAAAGTGGTTTCCTCCTTCACCTGATCCCCGATTACCAGGGACAATTTCACAAAGGTGCCGCCCAAATCAGCGGCAATTACCGCGCTCATTCTTCTACCAGTTTTGGCTCGCCGTCCACCTCAAGCAGTCGGGCAGAAAAGCCATGTTCGGCAATAGACTCATAATCGTGCCCCGCATCAGAGGGCCAGCAGGCGTTAAAAACCAATGGCTCGCTTCCTGTATTCGCCACTCGGTGAGCCACCTTTCCAGGGATATAATGAACAGAACCTGGGGTCATCTTCTCGGCCCAGATTTTACGATTTTCATCCATCAAAATCAGGTATCCTTCCCCTTTAACTCCCCAATAATATTCGGCGGTATCGAAATTACTGTGGAAGTGCCCACGGGTCATAAAATACTCCTGATCCACCTTCCCAGGGTAAATGGTAGAGTTGCCGAAAAACAGGCCGCCCGATTTCCCCTCCTCAACAGGCATGTAAGCCTGCACTTCGTAAATCAGGGCATCCTGATCCATCTCGGCACGTGCCGTTTCATTTTTAAATACCCCCGCAAGCGCATTGAGATACTTATAGGATTGCTTGATTTCCGTCCCCTCTAACTTTCCTTCGGTCAAGGTTAAAAATACTTTCGGATTAAAAAGTGCCATAATTATACAGATTTTCTTATGATTAGTTGAGCTATATTCTTGAGTTGTATTTGATTTTGTTCCTTCACCAACTGGCTGACCTTTTGGCCCATAGCGGCGAAGTCCGTGGATATGCAGGTAATTCCCTGACCTATCACGGCTTTCAGTGGCGTATCATTATAGGAGATCACACCTACCTGCTGAGCCAGGGTAAAGCCCTCGGAATGAATTTGTTGCATAACAGCGGCCAGGTCTTTGTCATAAATGGCAATCACCAGATCCCCTGCCTGTAATTTGTATTTTGCGGCTGAATTGACCACCTTAAATTTAAGGTCGGCCTGCTGAGCAAAAGCTTGTGCGCCCTCCATAATCTGCGCCATTTGCAACTGACGATGCGGTAGTAATAAAACCAGCCGCTGGTATTTTTTTATAGGATCGGCAATACTGTTCAAGGCATTGAAAGTGTCTTGCTGAAAGTCCTGAAATACCCCCCCATACTGATGCTGCAAATTGCCGGGCAAGCGATCGAGCAGAAACACCCGTTTTTGGGGGAGTCGTTCGATACTCGATTCAAAAGCTGGATCATCGAAAGGAATAATCAGGTAATCAGTGTACTGTCCATGTATTTTTTCAAGTAAAGACTGAAATGCCAATGGCTGGTTGTGATGAAAAAAGATATCCACCTGATCCTGACTTTCAAACTGCGTAACGATCGATTCATACAATTCCTCCTTATAGAGTGTCAGCTTGTCGAAGATCAAACAAATCTTTCGACCAAGGCGGTGGTCCTGCGCTACAAAGTAGCCTTTTCCATAAGTGGACACCACCAGCCCCTCGTTCATCAGCTGGCGGTAAGCCAACAAAATAGTATCCTGAGATACTCCATGTGCCTTTTTTATGGCATTCAGCGAAGGCAATTTTGCCCCCTGCTGCAGCTCCCCTTTATAAATGGCGTGCTTTATACTGTTTTTGATCTGCGCATACTTAGGCAGATCGCTATTTTCTGCTACTTCGATATATTCCATTACCCAACCACTATGTAGTACTATGGTAAGTAGGGCATTTTTTTTGATTCTGTGAAATAATTTTTGATATTTTTTCCTTCCCCCCCTGAAAGTACCGCTGGCGGCTAAAAAATAAAATTATATAGAACTTGCTTTTATTTTGACTAAATTCAAACAACTAAACACCAACCTAAAATAATAACAGTATGTCAAGCCCCATTTTTTGGAAGGACCTTCCTCAGCCCAAATCCAACTGGCTCACGGGCAATATGTCCGAATTTCAGGATGAAAACAAACACCTCATTCTTGAGCAATGGGCTGCTGAAAGTGGCGAATGCTTTAAGATAAGGCTCGTCAACCAGTGGTTTATCGTCAGTACAAATGAAAAAATGAATGCCGAAATCCTGAAGCTCAGGCCTCGGTTTTTCAGAAGATTCCATAAAATTGACCAGGTGGTAGGTGAAATGGGGCTTACGGGGGTATTCACCGCTGAGGGCGAACCGTGGCGGAAGCAAAGGCGGCTGACGGTGCAGGCACTGAACATGAAATCGGTGAAAAGTTATTTTCCTGTGTTGGAAAAAATCACCCAAAGACTCATGGACCGATGGGCA from Persicobacter psychrovividus includes the following:
- a CDS encoding TonB-dependent receptor domain-containing protein, whose protein sequence is MSAWLRLFPLKKGLKIDYLKAALTFVVLTWGIYFSLNAPLNPTPVVLNNTAATTTFFNPKFVGQQREAAKFGLISQQESKVRFAYGIVSSRQKEASSHGLIAQKEADTNLLNNHEWAAQMRERLEKKWGQDRQVTIKLHEDFCYAELYKGQHLEALYTENMLHNNVQGYAGPIFLGMYIAPGGEIQGIDYIESIETESYLRKIFQTSYLEQYQDLSYGDAHEIDAVSGATITTKAMADATTALLHQAAPMWRAYLSESTSDFNIKALLGYRWIFQAVLIGLLFMIHFQKWYKFTKKGRLIYGCITLLFLGFINNQSFTYISILQPFIGTKLSMFMVIYTSMVVLSAIWGKNTYCKYVCPFGAAQMIALRFSPFKSKKIMISNRQLAAIRYALTLAILTGIIYGFRGWSNFELFPDLFGYQLQNYWFFVAALVIAISMRYPMIWCRMTCPTGCILDTVSDLSERKWAKKSSRGKLPKRTLVQQPAFKKAMAIGVLLFSHLAVDAQVFKISVADNENATPIAGASILIKNTESGQQQLLTTNRNGEARFNYQEGLTATVHHLCYIDQQVKLKKANLRCQLAPDVRSLQQVVVTAQGTPKPVDQSVYKVKLIASPEITKMGAAQLPDLLHFQSGINLSEDPMLGTKIMMQGLGGEHVNVMIDGIPLIGRQDGNIDLSQINLSEIEQIEIIEGPMSVIYGSNALAGTINIISKKHERNKLDIGVRSYAESVGQFQNSLDLNYKSGNHLMGIATSYNYFNGYNSTSEGQRRSHDWRPKTQFQYSPYYQFKNHKIDFKIGLRNFDETISALGDFPAFGSTVYDIQFLTKRYNLYQKLKLNIGEKASLTGLTSYQIFDRNTQHLTKDLINNDEVVTGETSDHFNTLLSRWIFVQNWDRIQLQIGGEYKQDEGSGDKVPENDGLTEVALFSSAEIKLTDQHTLQPGLRYMHNSKFDAPVIYNLHYRWQGAQHWSGRLSMATAFRSPSLKELYMTFVDSNHQIYGNENLLAEEGFNVSAGLSKQVIAGDLQFRLEMNSYYNHLKNGIELMVIPNDDQQGQADYVYGNVQEKKTYGGHFSTKVNWQGQWQLSAEAQVANIGYYMPATAKMEFSPNYNFTLSTEYLWEKTGINTRLDFRYYGQFVQLIPATEEEDSYTQSVRDPYKIMNLTFSKPLWNNAMNLSGGVKNIFNVNQINTSGNSGAHSSGPTMPVAWGRSYFISISYTFKSNKNDN
- a CDS encoding sirohydrochlorin chelatase → MKSIYFALTMLMLWSCQTNPKKSTVEASVSSSKIGVLLVNHGSVSKNWRSMLLDVEKSVTADIKTDGRVSDVRTAFMEYTEPSIATQLKAFDAEGYDEVVIVPIFLTISSHTNSDIPNICGLANNPDVQKELAAEKIEVYRAKAKVTVAPLLDYPSVLKKNIARRVAALSDQSGDEGVALIAYGDASFNQQWEELVEDIGKYLKVQTGIGSISYGWCGHLVRYSSEPTKKAIEKVLELEEKAIVIPVLVANDEYFQGEIIQNGVNAIEQHEDRVAYKQDAILPDANINKWVVNITKEMVDKISPAI
- a CDS encoding DUF6686 family protein: MCQHRSLYKSDGLHIGQCRQCNKISIQYLNLMFNFSKSAYFQFTEELSALNFKDHAYRLQDQQARIVLRTADQNFSYHLTETELHDLQQACQQAKLLVEAQTLIASA
- a CDS encoding mechanosensitive ion channel family protein; this translates as MQKYYKLSLSILLTTVILLIKPLASLVFSEEVISQSIIIAQRNNLFIASFAWLLIEFINVLKKFLLKQYDLSDEDNLRSRKLHTQINILEKVMVFIIILLGIGLILLSFESIRKVGVGIFASAGIAGIIVGLSAQKVVGALIAGIQIAITQPFRIDDAVVVENEWGWIEEINLTYVVVRIWDKRRLVLPSTYFLEKPFQNWTRSSADILGTVFLYTDYTIPIDALRSALDQILEGNELWDGEVKVIQVTDTKATHIEVRILVSAKNSPTAWDLRVMVREQMITFIQENYPESLPKTRIAMEAERPVMQ
- a CDS encoding glucose-6-phosphate isomerase family protein, whose product is MKTAVSTFDNGLDIQPADMVTGFTYGDGYFGPTVEHRKLDAIRPSLRQPDCEGPEIVYSIAMDVGKNHHLPLLKEMHLLYGAVTYAAGQLGEEPIRSQGHIHKKSAYANGWSTPEVYEIWQGEAVIYMQETAKDQPGRCFAVHAKAGEVVIVPPSWAHATISADPSTPLTFGAWCDRDYGFDYEDVRAHHGLSYFPLVDAENKGLKWVANPHYEPSNLIIKKSPRNYTEFGIDPSKSIYQQFEEQPDRFEFVPRPDLYAEKWVNFEP
- a CDS encoding class I mannose-6-phosphate isomerase translates to MSSQQFNLQPAIKLKNPYDVAIGWTAIFEQLKAANAKTVVIECYNGVSMDSLKSAITEHLQPALLIDAKSGMKSEEDIKAMVQPDVTDDRIFGYLSRLKIDAYFDGEKVEALQQKIEAAEGLVVVYGSGASVICESPALLVYADMARWEIQQRMRRNEVDSLGLSNRNTPDWMLLYKQGFFVDWRVLDRLKKTLFDKIDFLLDTNKEDQPKLIAHQAILEAYDQSVKQPFSVVPFFDPGPWGGQWMKEVCGLDPAQKNYAWCFNGVPEENSLLVQAGEELIEVPSINVVFRHPEALLGLPVYGRFGDEFPIRFDFLDTMGGGNLSLQVHPLTQYIQQEFGMHYTQDESYYIMDAKPDAEVYLGLKEGVDPEEFLGDLNHAQATGEAFDDTKHVQRFPANKHDHFLIPAGTVHCQGADSMVLEISATPYIFTFKLYDWGRVGMDGRPRPINIEHGKQVIQWNRTTEWTKNNLVNQVTVVGEGDGWVEERTGLHEAEFIETRRHWFTKTTTHDTQNSVNVISLVEGAQVVIESPTNAFEPFLLNFAEVVILPAALGQYTVRPTEKSQGKTCGTMKAFVRTQP
- a CDS encoding ROK family protein, giving the protein MSAVIAADLGGTFVKLSLVIGDQVKEETTFPSNSKGDFTELMSAVATACQQLLSANQLTFSDILGIGFSIPGIVDVVQERVLSINEKHAGAVDFDFRSWAVALGVNHIVMENDARAALIGEWQFGAAKGFSEVNMITLGTGIGGAAMINNQLLYGKHYQAGCLGGHFVVDHQGDRCSCGNVGCVEAVASSWKLPDIIKGHRLFEQSTLQQAEQLDFYHLFEAYRTKEVVAIDLVEQCLSAWSAGVITMIHAYDPEVVVIGGGVMKSQDIILPYIQKQVDQRAWTPCAKVSVRAAALENLAGCLGINYLLKEKIKNVEPTV
- a CDS encoding glucose-6-phosphate isomerase family protein, whose translation is MALFNPKVFLTLTEGKLEGTEIKQSYKYLNALAGVFKNETARAEMDQDALIYEVQAYMPVEEGKSGGLFFGNSTIYPGKVDQEYFMTRGHFHSNFDTAEYYWGVKGEGYLILMDENRKIWAEKMTPGSVHYIPGKVAHRVANTGSEPLVFNACWPSDAGHDYESIAEHGFSARLLEVDGEPKLVEE